The Anas platyrhynchos isolate ZD024472 breed Pekin duck chromosome 34, IASCAAS_PekinDuck_T2T, whole genome shotgun sequence genome contains a region encoding:
- the GTSF1 gene encoding gametocyte-specific factor 1, which translates to MATRRGPGPLRARCEELGAGAAGGEPAMEAAEEPEALVQCPYDKSHRVRPARLPYHLVKCQKNNPQVARQLATCPFNARHRVPRAELRDHIASCPNRCQLDSPPEAPSTKPKSPDPPPTWQNPPCQEDWEAEVDELEDAPPFILPVTTGELHLPSDSYAPAPPRSQPRGTVPPQEKSWTSRD; encoded by the exons ATGGCGACGCGGCGGGGACCGGGGCCGCTTCGGGCCCGGTGCGAGGAgctcggggccggggccgccggTGGGGAGCCGGCCATGGAGGCCGCCGAGGAGCCCGAGGCCCTGGTGCAGTGCCCCTACGACAAGAGCCACCGCGTGCGGCCAGCGCGGCTGCCATACCACCTGGTCAAGTGCCAGaag AACAACCCCCAGGTTGCCCGCCAGCTGGCCACCTGCCCCTTCAACGCCCGCCACCGGGTGCCGCGCGCCGAGCTGCGGGACCACATCGCCTCCTGCCCCAACCGCTGCCAGCTCGACAGCCCGCCCG AGGCGCCCAGCACCAAGCCGAAAAGCCCCGACCCCCCCCCGACGTGGCAGAACCCCCCCTGCCAGGAGGACTGGGAAGCAG aGGTGGATGAGCTGGAGGACGCCCCCCCATTTATCCTGCCTGTCACCACGGGCGAGCTGCACCTCCCAAGTGACAG ctATGCCCCAGCGCCCCCCCGGAGCCAGCCCCGAGGCACGGTGCCCCCCCAGGAGAAGAGCTGGACTTCGAGGGACTAA